CTTCTATACTGCTGCCTGGGTTAGTTTAGATATGCAGGAGAGTATCTGATGTTAATTTCCATGTCAAGAAGCATTGAGGACTTGCAGCCAAAGCTTGGTAACGCTGAAGTCACTAGGCGTTtggccattgtcttcaatggaagcAAGATTTAGCTCTAGATGTATTAAAACTCAATCAACTAAGCTTAATTGAGATGAAGTTGCATTTAGTCTGGTTAAGATGCAATGAGCTCCAAGAATTCTGTATTCTGAACCAGGTGGGGTGAAAGGGGACACCCTGATTGATATTGGCAGTGGCCCCACTATCtaccagctcctctctgcctgcGAGTCCTTTAAGGAGATCATTGCTTCAGACTATACAGACCGGAACCACTGGGAACTGGAGAAATGGCTGAAGAATGAGCCAGGAGCGTTTGACTGGACTCCAGTGGTGGAATACGTGTGTGAGCTAGAGGGAAACAGGTACCGGGGCTGGAAAAAGCAGATTGCCTAAATCCCTTGTGTATTGCTTAGTTTGTCTATGAAGCAACATCTACTTATGCTGATCAGCAATATAATCAGTGGTGAATACAGGCAGAATTTCTGGGGAGAAAATAGAAACCTGGGGGAATGTGGTTTTTAGTCATGATAGAATCTGTATAGGATCCCCTGTGGTTCTCAGTATTAGAGACCTTGGAGACAGTTATCAACTGGTAAAGTGTTGTTGAAGTAAATTCACCTGTTTGCATATTTTCTTACAAAATCACAATTTAATCGGGGGTCCCCTGAAAAAGTAGCCAGAGTTCATGACCCTGTTAGCAAACTGGGATGAGTTCTGAGCAAAATGTGGTGGCTTTCTGGCATGTCTTAAAACTGACCCAGAGAAGAAGGAACTAAAGATAGTTAACACAAGGTCCTACAAATAGACATGATTCTAGCAAACAATGTTTTCCTCCTAATATTCACATCTATATCATAGAAAGACACTGAAATTGCAGATAACCCTTGGGAGTTCATCTTGTATTGTATATGTGTATATCTCTGTAGGGAGAAGAAGACTGAGAAAGAGACAAAATTAAGGAAAACCATCAAACAGGTTCTAAAATGTGATGTCCACAAAAGCAACCCCATGGATCCAATCATCTTGCCTCCAGCTGACTGTCTGATCTCATCACTGTGCTTGGAAGCTGCTTGCAAAGATCTGAACACTTACCGCAATGCTCTGAAGAACATCAGCTCCCTGTTAAAGCCAGGAGGGCACTTGGTGCTGAGTGGAGATTTGGGCTGCAGTTTCTTCATGGTTGGCCCCAAAAGGTTCTCGTGTTTGGTCCTGAGAGAGGAATTTCTGAGGGAAGTCCTCAGTGAAACTGGCTTCATCATTCAGGAGTTTGAGATTCTCTTCAGGGATGATAATTTCATTGATGACAGCTCTGATTTCTCTGGGATGTACTTCATTCTCGCTCGCAAAGAGGAAGCAATATAAATTCTTTGGGGAGTACGGGTAAAGAAAACCCTCCCCGAAGGAACAGAGCTTAATATTACTAATAAACATAACAATGAAATCAATGCAGTATTTTCTCCAGCAATGTTAAATACATTAACCCTTTGTTGTGAAATACACAATGCCCATGACAAATACAGGAGAATATAAGCAGCTAAATTGTTGCTGCAGGATGAACTCAACTGAGGAAATGCTTCTCTGCAGGATGAGTTCCAACAGACAATTTTGGtcgctatttttttaaaaattttttgcaatttttgaataatttttatCCAAGTTCTGCTAGGTTGTTGGCATTTGCCAAAGAAAAGCTCCAATGAGCTACATAGTCAGAGGAATGGTTTTGTTTCTGTAAACGTACTTAGCACCTTATATTACTTTGATTGATGCTCTTCTTGTGTTAGTGAAATGCCATGTTACTCCTTGAAATCTTCTGTTTTACGGTatgaaaaatgtgtattttttgtgtgaaaaaacTGGCCTCATTAAATATTCCCAGTGAGGATATTGAGATGGATTTGCTCTATTCGAACCCTATCCAATGTGCATAGCTTTCCATTGCTTTAATGAACATGGGCTCATGGGCTCTCATCTTAATTTTTTGTCCGCTAGTTCAGGTTTCAGGTTTCTCCGGAAATGCAATTTTCAATGGAATTAGACAAGTCGGGCTTGGTCCTCTGGTCCAGTCAGTCTGTGTTCAGGCAGCACCTAACTGAGGTGAGGAGATGAATGTGGCTTTGtgcctccttctcttcccccactcctttACCTCCTGAACCTTTAGCTAACTGGCAGCCAGTTCAGCTCTTTGCAAAAGTTAGAGCAGCTGAAGGGCTACTCCAAATTGCACTGGCTAGTAAGAGCCTGCAAAGGGCTGTTCTAGTGGCCAAGGATCATGGAACCCAGAGATACTCTGGTCATGACCCCCACCACAGGCCAGTCTCTGCCACATGTATCATCCATACTATTTTATCAGCAGAGCACAATGCAGCtgtaatattatatataattcTGTAATGTTCTGTGGGCCTGGAGCCTACGCTGTTGGATATTCCCCAGGTTCTATGCTCCCCAGTTTCTCACGGCTGCTCTCCAAAGTGGGACGCCACTGGCTGGACTGGTCAGATAGGTCAGAATTCCAGATAAGAATCTGGACGGATGCAGGTCTGGGGCTGAGAGGGGCATCCAGAACTTCTGGCTCAAGCACCTGGTCTTGTCGGATCTCCTCAGAGATGCGCCTGAGCTGTCAAGCTCGATTCCAGGTCAAGAAAGTCAATTCCCTTCTCTGTTCCTGAGAGGATGTGTGCAAAATGCTGGTGGCGGGGCTATACTCAGACCACAAGTTCCTTTGGCGGGGTCTGGAGGCAAGCCAATCTGCAGGCTCAAAAAAGCCCTGAgaacttgcttcttttttccatAGGGCATATCTGCACCTGAAGCGCTACCGTGGGACAGTGCCGCTCTAGCGTTGGAGACACTTACTCGAGTGACGGAAGGGGTTTTCCCATTGCTAGAGTGACTCCACCccctcaagaggcagtagctagttcgatagaaaaattcttccatcgacctcgCTGCATCTTCGGtggggttaggtcaacctaactatggcGCACAACGTGTAcaatttttcacaaccctgagcaacgTAGCAAGGCCAACCTgggttttaggtgtagaccaggccttggaagCCACCAGCATggttctgacaacaaaaattactacatggccCCGGGAGAGGGGACAGAAGCCTGAGCCTAAGCCCTGGCATCAGCCCTGGGTagaggggtttgggctccagtTTCAGCCCCAgactccagcaagtctaacgccagccctggcaaccccattaaaattgggtcatgacccactttggggtcctgacccacagtttgagaaccgccgCCCTAGCATGTTGCTAGGACCCATTGACAGAACATGCAGGTTGTATCTAATCTGTCGTTTGACTTGCTACCTTGAAatctaatgtgattttttttaaaaaaatggcagaaaaaacaaaaagagcaaAGTGCCAGTCTGAACAGCTGAGATCAATAGCCTCTGTGCCTTTGCTATTGGCAGGGCCACGAACCTGTTCAGAGGCAGACTCCTGATGCTGGGTCAGTTCAGACAGAGTTCAGATTCCTCGCTCTGACTGTGGGTGGGAGGTCATAGGGAGAACCAGAGCAGAATCTAAGCTGTCACCACTCATAACACCAACTGAGCTGAGATTGCTTAGAAGATTTAAAGGGGCAAAGCCCCAGGccactgaaattagtgggagtTTGGCTATTGCCCTGAATGGAAGCAGGGCgtgattttaacagaaaaaaaaatgcattggaAAAACAGCCCAGTGTAATTGAGATGCAGCTGCATTTAGCCTGGTTAGGACATGATGAGCTTGAAGAATTCCCCAGTCTGAACCAGGAGGTGTAAAAAACACCTTGGTGAATGTCGGCAGTGGCCCACCATTTACCAGCTTCTAGATCTTTGCAAGATCTTTATGGAGATCATTGCTTCAGACTACAGGGACTGGAATTGCCAGGAACTGCAGAACTGGCTGAAGAATGAGCTGGAGTGGAGTCAGACTCTGGGGTTGCACGGTGTGTGTGAGCTGGACAGGACAGGTACTGAGCTGGAAGAAGCTTGTTATTTAAATCCCCTGAGTATTGCAAAGCTGCCTTTATGCAGGGCCAGCAACTCTCACTGATCAAATGCAAATTTATCAACAAAGAGATCCTTGGGGAAAAACAGGCCAGAAGAGTTTGCAGCAGTACAGAATGCAGGCAGAaatttcaaggggaaaaaaggggagcAGGATCAAGGGGGAATACATGGGAGAGGGGGATTCAGAGTCTCTTTAAGGTCCCCAATGGGGCTCAGCATCAAAGTCCTGTGGAGGCCGGAAGCTGTTGGCAGAGAATGGCGGGGTATCCAAACTGAAACATTTATAGGGAAAGCATTAAGCTGAGATGCTAAAGCAACCTTACCTAGTTCAATATATTGTTACAAATCCTTGCTAAAAAGTTTGCTAGGGTTCAGGATGCATCAGCAACCTTGGCATGAGTTCTGAGCAAAATTTGGCATTAAAGGTTGGGCTTAGTTTCACCTGGAGATTTGGCATTTGTTAAAACCTGATccacaaaccaaaaataaaaaaggtccCCCAAAGACCCTGAAAATAGACATCACTCCAGTAAGCAATTTGTTCTCTAATactcacagttaggaagtttttcctaatgtctagcctaaatctctcttgatgcaatttaatcccattgcttcttgtcctgtcctcagtggataaggagaacaatggATCATTCTCCtatttataacaaccttttatgtaattGAAGACATCATGTCCCCCCcacactcagtcttctcttctccagactgaacaaacccaattgttttaatcttttctggacctttaatttttttttgttgctctcctctggattttctcctaTTTGTCCAAATCTTGCTCAAGGCATGatgcccacaactggacacaagtactccagctgaggccttatcattGCTGAGTAGAGTCAATGTTAATTTGATTCTTTGCTTTGAAACACACATTTccagaagtgttttgttttgggcgAACTTCATCCTGTGCAGAAGAACACCCCAAAACCTTAGTGTGAAGCTTATATCCTGTGATCTCCCCTCTTTACAGGAGTGAATTCTGTCATTTAGAATCCATGGGTAGGAAATTCAAATTGTCAGGTCTGTTTAGAATGAGTCAAAAGATCATTGTCATTCGAATTCAACAGGCCTGTACAAAATGGTTTCCAGGTTTGACCAATATTGTATTGAGCTGTCAGTGGGTCAGACTGTGGAACCCTTTCTGCATGAGAGAAATACAGTAGGTTCATAGTGGGATCCAGGATCGGCCCCTTAATTTCATCTAGTAGGAGCAATCCTGGAGTATTATTTGGTCCCGGCCCCATGGGACAGAGCTTAGCTAGACAACAGACTGACCATACTATGTTTAATCCATCTCATTGTGTGAGCCATAAAACACAAAGTGCACTTATATATTGGTCTATCTAAATATTTCATGGGCTTTGGCCCTGAACTCTTGGATTCTCAAGGTGTTGTACTCCCGACTTTCTCTGAGATGCTGCTGAGCGGGATGCTCTAGCCTGGTGTGTTGGGATGGACTGGAATTACTGATAAGAATTTGAACAGCACATAGTCTTGGGGATGAGCGGTGAGGCTACACCTTCATACACAAGCAACAGGTCTTGTGAGAACACGCACCTGAGCCCGGAAGTCCAGCTCTGCATGTGAATCTCCCCAAAGTTTGGGCATGTTTGGCTCTGATGGATCATAATACAATTCAGAGCCAGATGCAAAGCTCAGATTTCGACCCGGACTTTGGTAAAATTCAGGATTATTTGGGTCCAGAGTTTTGTTCGGGGCTTCTTTTCTGAACTACAATAGAAATTCTTGTGCTGCCAGTAAACAGGAGAGTTCAATGTAGTTGAGTATTAGCAAAAAACATTCATCATCTAACTACAGTGTATTCTCCCTACCATTTACTTTCGGATAGGAAACCAGAATGAAAATGCTCTGGATCAGCTCTCTGATTTTGGTGGGAGAGCATAATTTAGATAATATAAGCAGCACAAAATGTGCCTTGAGAGTACACCCACTATTGCTTCCACATGTAATAAACAATGAATAACTTACGCTGAGCTAGCTCTTTTCAACCCCATAAATTTTGATAAATACTGGTAGGGCACTGTAAAGAGGCATCTGCATACATACTACACCCAGCAGGGGGAGATATAGGATGGCCAACCTATTTTGACTGCTGCTAACCACATTCTCTGCAACGCTTTGTCCTGAAAAACCACAGTAAGACAGTTCAGGGCATGGCGTAAGGCTGTGGATCTGGTGTCCGCGTACCATCTGTGTACAGCTCCTGGGCACTGCAATCAAGTGCTGCCTATCCCTGACCTGCAGCAGGGCATGTAAGGTGGCTCTTCACATTGCACTGGGCCAGATCTTGAAGTTCTCATTTGAATGAGGCTCAAGCAAGCCTAAATGGCAACCTCAATTTTTAGCCTGTTACATCACATGTATTTGGactcgggtgaccagatgtcccaattttatagggacagtcccgatatttggggctttgtcttatataggtgccaattaccccccagccccgtcccgatttttcacccttgctatctggtcaccctaatttggACTGTTGTATCTATTGATCATTGTCACAATAGCCCTTTCACATGagactctcaaagcactttacggaCATCCCTGTGTGTGAGGAATGCTGTATATGGGGTCCTTCGTTGCATTTTACCTCTCATGGGAAATGGCCATCTTGAAACTCTTAAGAAAAGTATcggagtagccgccgtgttagtctgcattcgcaaaaagaaaaggagtatttgtggcaccttagagactaacaaatttatctgagcataagctttcatgggctacagctcacttcatcggatgcataaagtggaaaatacagtggggagatttatatacatagagaacatgggcattaccatacacactgtaacaagagtgatcacttaaggtgagctattactagcaggagagcaggggcgggggtggggggaaccttttatagtgataatcaaggtgggccatttccaccagttgacaagaacgtctgaggaacagtgggagggtggaggggggaataaacatggcgAAAtactttactttgtgtaatgacccatccattcccagtctctattcaagcctaagttaactgtatccagtttgcaaattaattccaattcagcagtctctcgctggagtctggttttgaagttttttttgttgaagaattgcaacttttacgtccgtaatcgagtgaccaaagagattgaagtgttctcctactggtttttgaatgttatgattcctgttgtcagatttgtgtccatttattcttttgcttagagactgtctggtttggctaatgtacatggcagaggggcattgctggcacatgatggcatatatcacattggtagatgtgcaggtgaacaagcctctgatagtgtggctgatgtgattaggccctatgatggtgtcccctgaatagacatgtggaaGAAAAGTAGAAGACAAATCTTCAAGCTTGCTAGACTCAGCCTTTACCCATCCAACTTCATCGTCCATCCCCTGCTGCTGTATGTCCTGAgaagctgggattgtttattcCAAATCAGACAATATTAAAGGGGAGACCCTGATTGATATCTGCACCAGCCCCACCATACACCAGCAAAACCTTCAAAGTGATCATTGCCAGAGACTAGATGGACCAGAAACCCCAGGAGGTGCAGAAATGGCTGCAGAATGAGCTGGGAGCGTTTGACTGAGCTCCAGATCtggaccagaccagaccagaacCGGACCAGATCATCTGAGCTCAGGACCAGATCATCATTTCACggctagtatagacatagcctcagactagggtgaccatatgtcctgttttggctgggacagttgcttttttaagccctgtcccaacTGTCCCCACTTTTTTTTGGCCAAACTGGGCATTTGTACCATTTgttcttgccaactgatgatcagcaaaagggacaaatg
The window above is part of the Caretta caretta isolate rCarCar2 chromosome 22, rCarCar1.hap1, whole genome shotgun sequence genome. Proteins encoded here:
- the LOC125625408 gene encoding nicotinamide N-methyltransferase-like; protein product: MCRFRGSIMTEFTGGDVYQAEFDPKAFLEYFKFGEDTWRDDFLIFILKQYCKTFTSGGVKGDTLIDIGSGPTIYQLLSACESFKEIIASDYTDRNHWELEKWLKNEPGAFDWTPVVEYVCELEGNREKKTEKETKLRKTIKQVLKCDVHKSNPMDPIILPPADCLISSLCLEAACKDLNTYRNALKNISSLLKPGGHLVLSGDLGCSFFMVGPKRFSCLVLREEFLREVLSETGFIIQEFEILFRDDNFIDDSSDFSGMYFILARKEEAI